A part of Amycolatopsis lurida genomic DNA contains:
- a CDS encoding GNAT family N-acetyltransferase produces MSPSLMLRQATPADADAVAKIWYHGWQDGHLGNVPDSLVRIRTRESFWERAADRVGDTTVASASGEVAGFVMVVGDEVEQVYVSSDHRGSGVAGALLAEAERLVRAGGHARAWLAVAPGNARARRFYERCGWVDDGEFDNRVTGPGGPVSVPCRRYVKTV; encoded by the coding sequence ATGTCTCCTTCTTTGATGTTGCGCCAGGCGACGCCCGCGGACGCCGACGCCGTCGCGAAGATCTGGTACCACGGCTGGCAGGACGGCCATCTCGGCAACGTGCCCGACTCGCTCGTCCGGATCCGCACCCGCGAATCGTTCTGGGAGCGGGCCGCGGACCGCGTCGGCGACACGACCGTCGCTTCGGCGAGCGGCGAGGTGGCGGGTTTCGTGATGGTCGTCGGCGACGAGGTGGAACAGGTCTACGTTTCTTCGGACCATCGCGGGAGCGGGGTGGCCGGGGCGCTGCTCGCGGAGGCCGAACGGCTGGTGCGCGCGGGTGGGCATGCACGCGCTTGGCTCGCGGTGGCACCGGGGAACGCGCGGGCTCGGCGGTTTTACGAGCGGTGCGGATGGGTCGACGACGGCGAGTTCGACAATCGGGTCACCGGTCCAGGGGGGCCGGTTTCCGTACCTTGCCGCCGTTATGTCAAGACCGTTTGA